One Candidatus Deferrimicrobium borealis genomic window carries:
- a CDS encoding LamG domain-containing protein, whose product MRFDKYGIVLGKEPLFVPGGAIDLARPFTLRMDLLPREEPSGSLPRILSAHDDEGRELFFLGQWRDELILRILKEERTFRLRYRETGAGGLQKNVQRSIVVRSDDRALTLFIDGEPARTRSGVAFSLLSDRRGPAWMILGNSPSGENPWRGDQLSLSFYPISLTPSEIESRGRAPVIHYDFSEGSGAICRGGADPRRDLSIPAVFR is encoded by the coding sequence TTGCGGTTCGACAAATACGGGATCGTACTCGGCAAGGAACCTCTATTTGTGCCCGGGGGCGCCATCGATCTCGCCCGGCCGTTCACCCTCCGGATGGATCTGCTCCCCCGCGAGGAACCGTCCGGTTCCCTCCCGAGAATCCTGTCCGCGCACGACGACGAAGGGCGCGAACTGTTTTTCCTTGGCCAGTGGCGGGATGAACTGATCCTCCGAATCCTCAAAGAGGAACGAACTTTCCGGCTCCGGTACCGGGAGACCGGAGCGGGTGGGCTGCAAAAGAATGTCCAGCGGTCCATCGTCGTGCGTTCGGATGATCGTGCCCTGACCCTGTTCATCGACGGGGAACCCGCGAGGACCCGATCCGGCGTCGCCTTCTCTCTCCTGTCGGACAGACGGGGGCCGGCGTGGATGATCCTCGGGAACTCCCCTTCCGGGGAAAACCCCTGGCGCGGGGACCAGCTCTCGCTTTCCTTCTACCCGATATCGCTTACCCCAAGCGAAATCGAATCCCGTGGGAGAGCCCCCGTTATTCACTACGATTTTTCGGAGGGAAGCGGGGCGATCTGCCGGGGTGGCGCCGACCCGCGCCGCGACCTTTCCATCCCTGCCGTGTTCCGCG
- a CDS encoding exosortase/archaeosortase family protein has protein sequence MSAEYAIETMKRNKGVLLLSALLLGVGIVLYAVPLAGLFRAAFRDETFSYIVFIPPVSLYLIYEERKRIFTAEYGSIVQGVVLVSLGALLFLAAGNVSIGSSIPVERFGLHALSAVLFLCGVLGLMVGTAGLRAACFPLLFLFFTIPIPEGILKPIVRFLQAGSAEAAYWMIRAVGVPVFRDGFLFTLPGLTVEVAEQCSGIRSGLSLFLVGILAGRIFLKSGWRRLALAAAVVPITIAKNGLRIVTISLLGAYVDRQVLSGPLHRAGGIPFFLVALVLLAVVLWALRRGESRKAPRTARDPIPGA, from the coding sequence ATGAGCGCTGAATATGCGATCGAAACCATGAAGCGGAACAAAGGTGTGCTCCTGCTCTCGGCGCTATTGTTAGGGGTGGGGATCGTGCTGTATGCCGTCCCCCTGGCCGGTCTTTTCCGGGCCGCGTTCCGGGACGAGACCTTCTCCTACATCGTCTTCATTCCCCCGGTCAGCCTGTACCTGATCTACGAAGAGCGGAAGAGGATCTTTACCGCGGAATACGGTTCCATCGTCCAGGGCGTTGTCCTGGTCTCCCTGGGTGCCCTCCTGTTCCTGGCCGCCGGGAACGTATCGATCGGTTCGTCGATCCCTGTCGAGCGGTTCGGTCTGCATGCCCTGTCCGCGGTCCTGTTTCTGTGCGGGGTCCTCGGTTTGATGGTCGGCACTGCGGGACTGCGTGCGGCGTGCTTCCCCCTGCTGTTCCTGTTCTTCACGATCCCCATCCCGGAGGGGATCCTGAAGCCGATCGTCCGGTTCCTCCAGGCCGGTTCCGCCGAGGCGGCCTATTGGATGATCCGGGCCGTGGGTGTGCCGGTGTTCCGGGACGGTTTTCTGTTCACGTTGCCGGGCCTGACCGTCGAAGTGGCGGAACAGTGCAGCGGGATCCGCTCGGGCCTTTCCCTCTTCCTGGTCGGGATTCTGGCGGGGCGCATCTTCCTGAAATCCGGTTGGAGGAGGCTGGCCCTGGCGGCGGCGGTGGTGCCGATCACGATCGCGAAGAACGGTTTGCGGATCGTGACGATCAGCCTTCTCGGGGCCTATGTCGATCGCCAGGTGCTGTCGGGGCCCTTGCATCGGGCCGGGGGGATCCCGTTCTTCCTGGTCGCGCTCGTGTTGCTTGCCGTCGTCCTTTGGGCGTTGCGAAGAGGGGAGTCCCGGAAGGCGCCGAGAACCGCTCGCGATCCCATCCCGGGTGCCTGA
- a CDS encoding type II toxin-antitoxin system Phd/YefM family antitoxin — protein MGDRGAPLIITQNGEAKVVLQDIESYEQTQETMALLKILALGNRQIEAGSVEPADVVIRRLREGPGNR, from the coding sequence ATGGGCGATCGGGGGGCGCCGCTCATTATCACCCAGAACGGGGAGGCCAAGGTTGTCCTGCAGGACATCGAAAGCTACGAGCAAACCCAGGAAACCATGGCTCTTCTGAAAATTCTCGCCCTCGGCAACCGTCAAATCGAGGCAGGCAGCGTGGAACCCGCGGATGTTGTGATCCGGCGCCTTCGTGAAGGACCGGGCAATCGCTGA